TGGTCGCATGTGCACCGGGTGATCGGTGCGCTTGTCGTGCGCGAGATGATCACCCGCTATGGGCGGTCGCCCGGCGGATATATCTGGGCCATTCTGGAACCCGCGGGGATGGTGGCCATGCTTGCCATCGTCTTTTCGCAGTTCATTCATTCCCCGCCCCTGGGCAAGAGCTTCATCCTGTTCTATGCGACCGGATACATTCCCTTTCACGCCTATTCCGACATTGCCGGGGTGGTCAGCAAGTCCGTCTCGACGAACCGGTCGTTGATGCAGTTTCCGATGGTCACGCCGCTGGATGCGATCATCGCGCGGTTCATCCTGTCGGTGCTGACCATCATGGTGGTCAGCGTTCTGGTCTTCGCGACGCTGCTGGTCATCGTGGACGATCCGGTGCGCCTGTCCCTTGGGCCGATTCTCGTGGGTCTGTTTTCGGCCATGGCGCTTGGGCTGGGGGTGGGTACGATCAACGCGTTCATCTTTGCCTTCGTCCCCGTCTGGCAGCAGATATGGGGCATTCTCAACCGTCCGATGTTCATCATCTCGGCGGTGTTCTTCACCTATGAGTCGCTGCCCCGGCAGGCGCAGGATCTCTTGATCTGGAACCCGGTTGTGCATGTCGTGGGCAAGGTGCGAACGGGGTTCTACCCGATCTACGAGGGCAACTATGTGTCGCTCGGCTTCGTTCTGGGGCTGTCGGCGTTCCTGTTCCTGACCGGCGCGTGGCTGATGGTGAATTACCGCAACGAGGTGATCGAGGTGCGCTGAACCGCCCTGCGGTCCTCGCCCGAGTCAGCTTTCATAACGGGTTTTCCCGCGCCGGTCGGTGTTCAGCGGCAGGTCCATGTGCACGGGTTGATGGGCGCGCTGCGGGCAGGACGGGCGCGGGCAGAGATGGCAGTTGATGCCGATCTTGCTGACCGGGCTGCGGTCGAGGTTGAGCGGCCGGGCCGAGGCCAGCCGATGCGCCTCTCCCCGCTCGCAGCCAAGGGCGATCACCAACCGGTTGTCCTGCCCGTCGCCACCCAGAAGGGGCCGGTCGGTTGTTCGGCTGATCGTGAAGAACTGCGTCCGGTCCGGCATTTCCACAATCTGGCGCAGCATCATGCCGGGCGTGGCAAAGGCATTGTGGATGTTCCACACCGGGCAGGCGCCGCCCTTTTCGGCCAGGGCGAAGGCCGTGGCGTTCACCCGCTTGGTCACATTGCCCGCCCGGTCGATCCGAAGCAGGAAGAACCCAACGCCGCGCGCCCCGTCCCGGTGGAGGGTCGTCAAACGGTGCGCGACCTGTTCGAACGTGACATCGAATTCCGAGGCCAGCCGGTCAAAGTCGTATTGGGTGGCTTCGGCGCGCTCCAGAAACGGCGCGTAAGGCATCAGAAGGGCGGCCGCGAAATAGTTCGCCAGTTCGACATGACAGCGCGCCCGGGTCGCTTCGACCTCGATCCCGCTGGCCTTGGTGAGGGTTTCCAGCAACTCCGGGATTTCCAGCAGGCTCAGAACATGGGCCAGTTGAAAGACGCGATTGGGATGGTCCAGCGCGGCGGACAGGGCAACGGTGCCCGCGGCGCGGTCGAAAAAGCGCAGCGTGTCGGGCATGTCCTCGGTGCTTTTCAAGACGACACCGATCTGGAACTGCATCCGCAGGTGCCGCTTCAGCAGGGCGTACATGTCATCCGACGCCCCGCCGATCTGGGCCCGCAACGTCCCGGCGGCCTCTTCCAGCGGGTGGAAGTAATTCCGGTTGTCCCGGAAGAAATCGTGGATCGCCGTCTCCGCCGCGGTGTCGAGAAGACCGTCTTCAGTCAGGTCGCTGCCCAGCCGGGCAAGCTGTGCGACCGCGCCGTGGTGACTGCGATAAAGGCTCAGGAACAACTCGGCAAAGCGGGGCGCATGGTCCACCACGGCGCGCAGTTCCTGAAGGTCGGGCTTGTGGCGGGCAAAGGCCGGGTCGGCGACCGCGGCGCGCAGATCGGCAAGGGTGCTGAGATCGCGGTCGTTGACCACCTCGCGCAGGTCCAGCCCATAGGCCTCGGTCAGGGCCATCAGCATTTTCACCGAAAGGGCGCGCTGGTTGTTTTCCAGCAGGTTCACATAGGCCGGGCTGACATTCAGGCGCCGGGCCATCTCTGCCTGGGTATGGCCATGCTCGCGGCGGAGCTGTCGCAGTTGCGAACCGATCAGGGTCTTGTGCATGTGTTTACAAGTTAACAATTCAGTAATTTGTAGAGGCTCATCTTAACACACCAACGTTCTTTTTTGTGAAATTTCTTCCGAAGTGCTAGGTGTATGCACGAGATTGAGGGGCCTGCCGGACGGAGGAGACATGCCGGCGCCCATTCGGTCACGAAAAGGGAGGATTTACATGATCAACAGCATCACACGTCGTACGATGCTTGGTTGCCTGACGGCTGCGGCCGTCGCACTGGGAACGCCCGCGCTTGCCGAGGGCTGGAAACCGATCAAACCGGTCGAGATGGTCATCATGGCCGGCCAGGGCGGCGGCGCCGACCGGCTAGCCCGGCTGTTCCAGTCGATTATCCAGAAGGAAAAGCTGTCCAGCATGCCGGTCCTGCCGGTGAACAAGGGCGGCGGGTCCGGCGCCGAGGCGCTGCGCTATCTCAAGGACAAGGAAGGCGACGCCCATACCATCATGGCGACGCTGAACAGCTATTACACAACGCCCCTGCGCACCGATATCGGCGTCGACATCGAAGAATACACGCCGATTGCGCGCATGGCGCTCGACACCTTTGTTCTGTGGGTCAGTGCCGACAGCGACATCCACACGCTCGACGACTTCGTCGCCGCGGTGAAAGACTCCGGCGGGACGTGGAAGATGGGCGGCACCGGCACCGGGCAGGAGGACAGTCTTGTCACCGCGATGCTGGAAAAAGAATTCGGCATCAAGGTCGTCTATGTGCCGTTCAAGGGCGGCGGGGACGTGGCCAAGAACCTTGTCGGTGGTCACATCGATTCGACGGTCAACAACCCGTCGGAACAGATGGGCTTCTGGCAGGCGGGCAAGTCGCGTCCGATCGCGGCCCTGACGCCCGACCGGCTTGAGGTGTTCCCCGACGTGCCGACCTTTACCGAGCTTGGCCATCCGCTGGTCTACTGGATGCAGCGCTCCTTCGTCGGGCCCAAGGACATGCCGGCCGACGCCGTGGCCTACTATACGGACATGTTCCAAAAGGTCGCGCAGACGGAAGAGTGGCAGACCTACACCAAGGACAAGGCGCTGATGGCGGACTTCCTTACGGGCGATGCGCTGCAGGCGTATTTCCTGGAAGAACGCGACAAGCATGCCGAGATCCTGAAGGACATGTCGGGCGAGTCCTGATCGCCGCCTGACCGGTGCCGCGCGGCCGGGGTGAGAGCCTCGGCCGTCTTTCCCTGAAAACCGAGCGTGGAGGTGCGCCATGCTTGTCGCTGACCGTCTTATTGCCGTCGCGATGATGGGCCTGTCGCTGTATTTCATGTGGCATGCCACTGTCCTGCCCATCGGATGGGTCGAAGGGGCCGGACCCGGCGGCGGTGCGTTCCCCTTCTGGCTGTCCGTCGTGATGCTGGTGGCGTCCGCGGGTGTGTTGTTGCGCAGCTTCTCGCGCGCGGCCCCCCACATGGACGAGAAATTCATCCCCGATGCCGATGCGGTGCCACAGATCCTGGGCGTCTCTGCCCTGTTGATCGCCACGATTGCCGCAATCCCCTTTGCCGGGGCCTATGTGTCGCTGATCGTTTTCCTGCTGGTCTACCTGCGGCTTTTCGGCGGGCATGGCTGGGTGCTGACCGGAAGCCTGACGCTGGCAACCCCGGTGTTCCTGTTCTTCTTCTTCGAAGTCACGCTGAAGATACTGCTGCCGAAGGGCTGGACCGAACCGCTGTTCATCCCGCTTTACGCGCAGTTCTTCTGAGAGAGGCCCGGTCATGGACACGCTCGCTCTTCTTGCAGACGGTTTTGCGACCTCGCTATCCCCGTTCAACCTGATGATCGTCCTGATCGGTGTGACCGCGGGGCTGTTCATCGGGGCGATGCCGGGGCTCGGATCGGTCAACGGCGTGGCCATCGTGCTGCCGCTGACCTTCATCGTGCCGCCTGCCTCTGCCATCATCCTGCTGGCCGCGATCTACTATGGGGCGATGTACGGGGGGGCGGTCAGTTCGATCCTCCTGGGCATACCGGGGGCGTCGACCGCCGTGGCGACAACCTTCGACGGGCGGCCCATGGCGCAGAAGGGAGAGGCCGGTCTTGCCCTGATTGCGGCGGCCGTGGCGTCCTTCGTGGGCGGCACGATTTCGGTGATCCTGTTCACGCTGTTTGCCGCGCCGCTGGCCGATATCGCGCTGGCCTTCGGCCCGGCCGAGGAATTTGCGCTGGTCCTGATGGCCTTCACGACCTTCGTGGGTCTTGGCGGGGACGATGTGTTCAAGACCATCGCGATGATCTGTCTTGGTCTGGTGCTTTCGACCGTGGGGCTTGACCTGATTTCGGGCCAGCCGCGGCTAATCTTCTTCGACATGCCGGGCTTCTATTCGGGGATCAGCTTCCTTGTGCTGGCCATCGGGGTCTACGGCGTGGGCGAGGTGCTCTACACGATCGAGACATCGCGCAGCGCTCCGTCTGTCACCGCAGCGCGGCTGACCTTCCGCGAACTGGGCGCCGGCCTGAAGAAGATGAACCAGCTTTGGCGCACGATGAGCTTTGGCTCGTTCCTCGGGTTTTTCGTGGGCATGCTGCCGGCGGCCGGGGCCACGCCGGCCTCGTTGATGAGTTACGGTCTGGCCAAGACCTTTTCGAAAAAGCCTGAAACCTTCGGCCGCGGCAATATCGAGGGTGTCGCCGCGCCCGAGACGGCGAACAACGCGGCCTCCACCGGTTCGCTCCTGCCGATGCTGACGCTGGGCATTCCCGGCTCGCCCACCACTGCACTGCTTTTGGGCGGCATGGTGATGTGGGGGCTGGTGCCGGGGCCGATGCTGTTCATCGAACAGCCGGATTTCGTCTGGGGGCTGATCAGTTCGCTTTACACGGCCAACGCGGCGGCGGTCATCATCAACATCGCGCTGATCCCGCTGTTCGTCTGGGCGCTGCGGATGCCGTTCACGGTGCTTTGCGCGCTGGTGCTGGTTCTGTGCATCGTGGGCGGCTTCGCCCCGAACCAGAAAATGCACGATGTCTGGCTGATCGCGGGCTTCGGTATCGCGGGCTATGTGCTGCGCAAGGCGGACTATCCGCTGGCACCCTTGGTGCTGGCGCTGGTGCTTGGCCCACTGATGGAAAAGAGCTTCCGCCAGTCGCTGATCGCAGAGCAGGGTGACATCATGGTCTTTGTCGAACGTCCGCTTTCTGCCATCTTCATCGGGCTGTCGGTGGTGTTCTTTGTCCTGCCGCTGATCAAGCTTATGCGACGTAACAAGGGAAAGTCATTGGCCCCGGCGGAATGACCGGGACCACAATGAAAAGATGAGAGGATGTTGACGTGCAAACCATCAGGGACTTGCTTCAGGGACATGACGACACGCGGCCGGCCATCGGCGCGCCCGAGCGTGACTGGCTGACATATGGCGGGCTGAAGGCGCTGTCGGACAAGGTGGCCGGCCAGCTGCATGCCGCGGGCGTGGGGCGCGGGGATCGGGTCGCCATCGTGTTGCCGAACGGGCCGGAAATGGCCACGGCCTTCGTGACCATTGCGCAATCGGCGGTGACCGCACCGCTGAACCCCAACTATCGGGAGGATGAATACGCCTTTTACCTTGAGGATCTGAAGGCGAAGGCGATTGTCCTGGCAGAGGGGTATGACGGCCCCGCGCTGGCGGCGGCCAACCGCTCCGGCCTGACGATCCTGCGGCTGGCTTTCGATGCCGCATCGCCCGCCGGTGATTTCGACCTGACCGCAGCGGGGGGCGGGGGAGAGTGCGACGCCGGCGTGCCGAGCTCCGACGATGTTGCGCTGATCCTGCACACCTCGGGCACCACGTCGCGGCCGAAGATCGTGCCGCTGCTGCAATCGAACGTCGCGGCCTCTGCCATTCACATCAAGGACTCGCTGGCGCTGACGGCGGACGACCGGTGCCTGAACGTCATGCCGCTGTTCCATATCCACGGGCTGGTGGCGGCGGTCACGGCGTCGCTGTCGGCTGGCGCGTCGATCTGGTGCGCTCCGGGCTTTGATGCGCTGCGCTTCTTCGGCTGGATGGCGGATGCGAAACCCACCTGGTACACCGCCGTGCCGACCATGCATCAGGCGATCCTGTCGCGCGCGCCGCGCAACAAGGAGATCATCGAGGCCGCTGGCCTGCGCTTCCTGCGCTCCTCCTCCGCCTCGCTGCCCGCACAGGTGATGACCGCCTTGGTGGAGACCTTCGACGCGCCCCTGATCGAAGCCTATGGTATGACCGAGGCCGCGCATCAGATGTGCTGCAACCCGTTGCCGCGAGGCGAGCAGAAGCCGGGATCGGTGGGGGTCGAGGCCGGGCCGATGGTCCGCATCGCCCATGAGACCGAGAACCACCTGATCAAGGGCACGGGCGAGGTGGTGATTTCGGGCCCCAATGTCACGCCCGGTTACGAGGGCAACCCCGACGCCAATGCCAAGAGCTTCTTCGAGGCCGAGGGCAGGCGCTGGTTCCGCACCGGCGATCAGGGCGCGTTCG
The genomic region above belongs to Rhodovulum sp. P5 and contains:
- a CDS encoding acyl--CoA ligase; amino-acid sequence: MQTIRDLLQGHDDTRPAIGAPERDWLTYGGLKALSDKVAGQLHAAGVGRGDRVAIVLPNGPEMATAFVTIAQSAVTAPLNPNYREDEYAFYLEDLKAKAIVLAEGYDGPALAAANRSGLTILRLAFDAASPAGDFDLTAAGGGGECDAGVPSSDDVALILHTSGTTSRPKIVPLLQSNVAASAIHIKDSLALTADDRCLNVMPLFHIHGLVAAVTASLSAGASIWCAPGFDALRFFGWMADAKPTWYTAVPTMHQAILSRAPRNKEIIEAAGLRFLRSSSASLPAQVMTALVETFDAPLIEAYGMTEAAHQMCCNPLPRGEQKPGSVGVEAGPMVRIAHETENHLIKGTGEVVISGPNVTPGYEGNPDANAKSFFEAEGRRWFRTGDQGAFDEDGYLHLTGRLKEIINRGGEKVSPLEVDGVLMDHPAIVQCVTFALPHPKLGEEVAAAVVLKEGAEATEQDIRKFAAERVADFKVPRKVVILDEIPKGATGKLQRIGLAEKLGLAEPA
- a CDS encoding short-chain fatty acyl-CoA regulator family protein, which translates into the protein MHKTLIGSQLRQLRREHGHTQAEMARRLNVSPAYVNLLENNQRALSVKMLMALTEAYGLDLREVVNDRDLSTLADLRAAVADPAFARHKPDLQELRAVVDHAPRFAELFLSLYRSHHGAVAQLARLGSDLTEDGLLDTAAETAIHDFFRDNRNYFHPLEEAAGTLRAQIGGASDDMYALLKRHLRMQFQIGVVLKSTEDMPDTLRFFDRAAGTVALSAALDHPNRVFQLAHVLSLLEIPELLETLTKASGIEVEATRARCHVELANYFAAALLMPYAPFLERAEATQYDFDRLASEFDVTFEQVAHRLTTLHRDGARGVGFFLLRIDRAGNVTKRVNATAFALAEKGGACPVWNIHNAFATPGMMLRQIVEMPDRTQFFTISRTTDRPLLGGDGQDNRLVIALGCERGEAHRLASARPLNLDRSPVSKIGINCHLCPRPSCPQRAHQPVHMDLPLNTDRRGKTRYES
- a CDS encoding tripartite tricarboxylate transporter TctB family protein — its product is MLVADRLIAVAMMGLSLYFMWHATVLPIGWVEGAGPGGGAFPFWLSVVMLVASAGVLLRSFSRAAPHMDEKFIPDADAVPQILGVSALLIATIAAIPFAGAYVSLIVFLLVYLRLFGGHGWVLTGSLTLATPVFLFFFFEVTLKILLPKGWTEPLFIPLYAQFF
- a CDS encoding tripartite tricarboxylate transporter permease, with translation MDTLALLADGFATSLSPFNLMIVLIGVTAGLFIGAMPGLGSVNGVAIVLPLTFIVPPASAIILLAAIYYGAMYGGAVSSILLGIPGASTAVATTFDGRPMAQKGEAGLALIAAAVASFVGGTISVILFTLFAAPLADIALAFGPAEEFALVLMAFTTFVGLGGDDVFKTIAMICLGLVLSTVGLDLISGQPRLIFFDMPGFYSGISFLVLAIGVYGVGEVLYTIETSRSAPSVTAARLTFRELGAGLKKMNQLWRTMSFGSFLGFFVGMLPAAGATPASLMSYGLAKTFSKKPETFGRGNIEGVAAPETANNAASTGSLLPMLTLGIPGSPTTALLLGGMVMWGLVPGPMLFIEQPDFVWGLISSLYTANAAAVIINIALIPLFVWALRMPFTVLCALVLVLCIVGGFAPNQKMHDVWLIAGFGIAGYVLRKADYPLAPLVLALVLGPLMEKSFRQSLIAEQGDIMVFVERPLSAIFIGLSVVFFVLPLIKLMRRNKGKSLAPAE
- a CDS encoding tripartite tricarboxylate transporter substrate binding protein, which encodes MINSITRRTMLGCLTAAAVALGTPALAEGWKPIKPVEMVIMAGQGGGADRLARLFQSIIQKEKLSSMPVLPVNKGGGSGAEALRYLKDKEGDAHTIMATLNSYYTTPLRTDIGVDIEEYTPIARMALDTFVLWVSADSDIHTLDDFVAAVKDSGGTWKMGGTGTGQEDSLVTAMLEKEFGIKVVYVPFKGGGDVAKNLVGGHIDSTVNNPSEQMGFWQAGKSRPIAALTPDRLEVFPDVPTFTELGHPLVYWMQRSFVGPKDMPADAVAYYTDMFQKVAQTEEWQTYTKDKALMADFLTGDALQAYFLEERDKHAEILKDMSGES
- a CDS encoding ABC transporter permease: MHRVIGALVVREMITRYGRSPGGYIWAILEPAGMVAMLAIVFSQFIHSPPLGKSFILFYATGYIPFHAYSDIAGVVSKSVSTNRSLMQFPMVTPLDAIIARFILSVLTIMVVSVLVFATLLVIVDDPVRLSLGPILVGLFSAMALGLGVGTINAFIFAFVPVWQQIWGILNRPMFIISAVFFTYESLPRQAQDLLIWNPVVHVVGKVRTGFYPIYEGNYVSLGFVLGLSAFLFLTGAWLMVNYRNEVIEVR